From Rutidosis leptorrhynchoides isolate AG116_Rl617_1_P2 chromosome 3, CSIRO_AGI_Rlap_v1, whole genome shotgun sequence, a single genomic window includes:
- the LOC139901961 gene encoding E3 ubiquitin-protein ligase RSL1-like: MCWFGDWFPTVSSRSLVTRQLFWPPDSQYGSGHRVSVCSFVGDGLVLVRDFKSFEVPCIVGLGGQRPPISDGLGMAPKQLSGVGRRKRKRQDEAMTKSQAYYDDFYYSAVLDEDEIFPVSDEKYAEELQFQEALIVSCSKTLTTESSSSMDHKKNEKPLLVEETKTNQQQQPDGYCAICMDTKTSSEMFRNINVCHHTFCLDCIREHVATRIKENLALVQCPDPRCKGEIGPQVCQSFLPKQVFDRWENVLCESLIMGSEKFYCPFKDCSAMLLNDGDVTVTSAECPHCNRLFCAQCKVTWHAGMDCSEYKSLKTWERDPSDLMLMNLAKNKKWKRCPRCAYYVEKIYGCDQIRCRCGCYFNYR, encoded by the exons ATGTGTTGGTTTGGGGACTGGTTTCCTACGGTTTCATCTCGATCGCTTGTCACCCGACAACTTTTCTGGCCACCTGATTCGCAATACGGCAGTGGTCATCGG GTTAGTGTTTGTAGTTTCGTGGGAGATGGACTCGTACTCGTTCGTGATTTCAAGAGTTTTGAGGTCCCTTGTATCGTGGGCTTAGGTGGTCAGCGGCCTCCGATTTCAGATG GATTGGGAATGGCTCCTAAACAATTATCCGGTGTTGGAAGACGTAAGAGAAAAAGACAAGATGAAGCAATGACAAAGTCTCAAGCTTATTATG ATGATTTCTACTATTCAGCTGTTTTGGATGAAGATGAAATCTTTCCTGTTTCGGACGAGAAATATGCCGAAGAATTGCAATTTCAAGAGGCCCTTATAGTTTCGTGCTCTAAAACACTAACCACCGAGTCATCCTCATCAATGGATCATAAGAAGAACGAAAAGCCATTATTGGTGGAAGAAACAAaaaccaaccaacaacaacaacctgatggcTACTGTGCTATCTGCATGGACACAAAGACATCGTCTGAAATGTTTAGAAACATCAATGTTTGTCATCATACATTTTGTTTAGACTGTATCCGTGAACATGTCGCGACTAGGATTAAGGAAAACTTAGCCCTAGTCCAATGTCCTGACCCAAGATGCAAAGGGGAAATAGGACCTCAAGTGTGCCAATCATTTCTACCGAAACAGGTGTTTGATCGATGGGAGAACGTTCTGTGTGAATCTTTGATCATGGGTTCTGAGAAGTTTTACTGTCCGTTTAAGGATTGTTCTGCAATGTTGCTCAATGATGGTGACGTGACGGTGACATCAGCTGAATGTCCACATTGTAATAGGCTGTTTTGTGCTCAGTGTAAGGTGACGTGGCATGCAGGGATGGATTGTAGCGAGTATAAGAGCTTGAAGACATGGGAAAGAGATCCATCAGATTTAATGTTGATGAATCTTGCAAAAAATAAAAAGTGGAAGAGGTGCCCAAGATGCGCTTATTATGTTGAAAAAATCTATGGATGTGACCAAATTAGATGCAG ATGCGGTTGTTATTTTAATTATCGGTGA